A stretch of Lathyrus oleraceus cultivar Zhongwan6 chromosome 6, CAAS_Psat_ZW6_1.0, whole genome shotgun sequence DNA encodes these proteins:
- the LOC127098569 gene encoding uncharacterized protein LOC127098569, with amino-acid sequence MKTNKTSNPVITFDHKRDAYGFTVRPQHLQRYREYANIYKEEEEERSEKWKSFLDRQAETESSELASAVGEDEKVSGDEVVGEEVDASLEKGVDGHQTSGHVPGSEDSTIENGSQKEELPASEVTKIHRVQLWSTIRSSLHIIEDMMSARVKKKTASVKDERNKNGVSKDEKIAETEKSLSHSDDAKSPKGAFEEDSEDEFYDVERSDPSPDSPRVDGLSTSANGIAADAAPLQVPCPWIEELEVLVRGGVPMALRGELWQAFVGVKARRVDKYYQNLLASNGDSEIKSNHQNLQLDDNDGKIMQNSYMYQKNGKDRLRRICHGHFLVILLWMRMVEML; translated from the exons ATGAAAACTAACAAAACTTCAAATCCTGTTATTACTTTCGATCACAAGAG GGATGCCTATGGGTTTACGGTGAGACCTCAGCACCTGCAAAGATACCGTGAATATGCGAATATATACAAG gaggaagaggaggaaagGTCAGAGAAGTGGAAGTCATTTTTAGATAGGCAGGCAGAGACGGAGTCTTCTGAATTGGCCTCAGCTGTGGGAGAAGATGAGAAAGTTTCTGGGGACGAGGTTGTCGGGGAAGAAGTTGATGCGAGTTTAGAGAAGGGTGTTGATGGACATCAAACAAGCGGGCACGTCCCTGGCAGTGAAGATAGTACAATTGAAAATGGAAGTCAAAAGGAGGAGTTACCAGCATCTGAAGTGACTAAGATTCATAGAGTCCAGTTATGGTCAACCATAAGGTCATCTCTTCATATTATTGAGGATATGATGAGTGCCCGTGTAAAGAAGAAAACTGCATCAGTAAAAGATGAAAGAAACAAGAATGGTGTTTCAAAAGACGAGAAGATCGCTGAAACTGAGAAATCACTATCTCATTCTGATGATGCTAAATCACCAAAAGGAGCATTTGAGGAAGACTCTGAGGACGAGTTCTATGATGTTGAAAGGTCCGATCCTAGTCCAGATTCTCCTCGTGTTGATGGCTTGAGTACCTCTGCAAATGGGATTGCTGCTGATGCTGCACCACTGCAGGTTCCGTGTCCTTGGATAGAAGAGTTGGAAGTTCTTGTTCGTGGGGGAGTGCCAATGGCACTTAGGGGAGAG CTCTGGCAAGCTTTTGTGGGTGTCAAAGCAAGACGAGTAGACAAGTATTATCAGAATCTACTAGCCTCCAATGGTGATTCTGAAATTAAAAGTAATCATCAAAACTTGCAATTAGATGACAATGATGGTAAAATAATGCAGAACTCATACATGTACCAGAAAAATGGAAAGGACAGATTGAGAAG GATCTGCCACGGACATTTCCTGGTCATCCTGCTTTGGATGAGGATGGTAGAAATGCTTTGA